In Lacrimispora indolis DSM 755, a genomic segment contains:
- a CDS encoding PTS transporter subunit EIIC encodes MSKERQTAEQILLHIGGQENILNVEHCATRLRLVLKDETKFNKKEIEAIDGVKGSFLASGQHQIILGTGFVNKVYAEVMDITKMDSGNMMSKSDAAAVHMNVFQKASRLLGDVFLPIIPILVATGLFMGLRSLITNLGVELDPTFLALSQVLIDTAFAFLPALVTYSVMKRSGASPALGIVIGLMLVAPQLPNANQVASGKIEPIYLSLLGLNIPILGYQGSVLPALMLGVISAKIEKWLRKVVPDVLDLIITPFVTLFSSMVIGLVVIGPIMHIIEKGLVEAISVLMNIPFGIGGFIVGALQQAVVITGLHHTFKALEVELLANTGANPFNALVCGAIVAQGAAGIAAALKTRNKKEKSLYLTSVLPAFLGITEPLIFGGNLPRLTPFVCGCIGGGVAGIFSSLVGLAGTGMSITALPGILLYLNGQLGKYLIACAIGFAVAFVLTYIFYKTEE; translated from the coding sequence ATGAGTAAAGAGAGACAGACAGCAGAACAAATCCTGCTCCATATAGGAGGTCAGGAAAATATTTTAAACGTAGAACATTGTGCTACAAGACTAAGACTTGTTCTGAAGGATGAAACAAAGTTTAATAAAAAGGAAATAGAAGCAATTGACGGTGTAAAAGGAAGCTTTCTGGCATCAGGGCAGCATCAGATTATTCTGGGAACGGGTTTTGTTAATAAGGTATATGCAGAAGTAATGGATATTACAAAAATGGACAGTGGAAATATGATGTCAAAATCTGATGCCGCAGCGGTTCACATGAACGTATTCCAGAAGGCATCCAGGCTGCTTGGAGATGTATTTCTGCCTATTATACCGATTTTAGTAGCAACTGGTCTTTTTATGGGCCTTCGCAGCCTCATTACTAATCTTGGGGTGGAATTGGACCCCACATTTCTGGCTTTGTCCCAGGTATTGATTGATACTGCATTTGCGTTCCTTCCGGCACTGGTTACGTATTCAGTTATGAAACGGTCCGGAGCTTCGCCTGCACTGGGGATAGTAATAGGACTCATGCTGGTGGCGCCTCAGCTTCCCAATGCCAATCAGGTGGCCAGCGGAAAAATCGAACCGATTTATTTAAGCCTGCTGGGTTTGAACATACCAATTTTAGGCTATCAGGGATCCGTTCTTCCCGCATTAATGCTTGGAGTTATTTCAGCTAAAATTGAAAAATGGCTTAGAAAGGTTGTGCCGGATGTTCTGGATCTGATCATCACTCCATTTGTTACCCTGTTTTCCAGCATGGTGATAGGGCTGGTTGTAATAGGGCCGATCATGCATATTATTGAAAAAGGATTGGTAGAGGCAATTTCCGTCCTGATGAACATACCGTTTGGAATCGGGGGATTTATTGTTGGTGCATTGCAGCAGGCGGTGGTGATCACCGGGCTCCATCATACGTTTAAGGCTCTTGAGGTTGAGCTTCTGGCCAATACGGGTGCCAATCCCTTTAATGCACTGGTATGCGGCGCCATTGTTGCACAGGGAGCAGCAGGGATTGCAGCTGCCTTGAAAACGAGAAATAAGAAAGAGAAATCTCTGTATCTTACATCGGTTCTGCCTGCATTTTTAGGAATTACCGAGCCGCTAATATTCGGCGGAAACTTACCCAGGCTTACCCCGTTTGTATGCGGTTGTATTGGAGGCGGCGTTGCCGGTATCTTCTCCTCTCTTGTGGGACTTGCTGGAACAGGTATGTCCATAACTGCATTACCAGGTATCCTGCTGTATTTAAATGGTCAGCTGGGAAAATATTTAATCGCTTGTGCCATTGGTTTTGCAGTGGCTTTTGTATTGACCTATATATTTTATAAGACGGAAGAATAA
- the cbiQ gene encoding cobalt ECF transporter T component CbiQ, whose protein sequence is MIAQYSPMAYNLFEKEVRIIYTIDHYAYLSRMKGWNSQFKAAVAVLTLFFCIGADDEKVSCLVLLTMAAITILGGGYPWRNYMTLLKIPLTFLFLGTAAIVIGLSPVPYGKAFVSVGGVYLYLTEGGTGLALGLILKALAALSAMYMLVLSTPASEIICVFRRLHVPKIILELMNMIYRFIFVMMDTQCSMKQAAESRMGYCDFKTSCRSFGSTAGNLFVVSLKKANTYYDALTARCYDGELLFLEEEKKVKGWQLWGAAGYFLVLLSVHLLA, encoded by the coding sequence ATGATTGCACAATATTCTCCTATGGCGTATAATCTCTTTGAAAAGGAGGTGAGAATTATTTATACCATTGATCATTATGCCTATCTTTCCCGGATGAAAGGCTGGAATTCCCAGTTTAAGGCAGCAGTGGCTGTGTTAACCCTGTTTTTTTGCATAGGGGCGGATGATGAGAAGGTATCGTGTTTGGTGCTTTTGACGATGGCTGCAATTACCATATTGGGGGGTGGGTATCCCTGGAGGAATTATATGACTCTTCTTAAGATCCCCCTTACTTTTCTTTTTTTGGGAACAGCGGCCATTGTAATCGGATTGTCGCCGGTACCTTATGGAAAGGCGTTTGTATCCGTTGGAGGAGTTTATCTGTACCTGACGGAAGGGGGAACAGGCCTTGCCCTGGGACTGATCTTAAAGGCACTGGCAGCCTTAAGCGCCATGTACATGCTGGTGCTTTCCACTCCTGCAAGCGAGATCATCTGTGTATTCCGGAGGCTTCATGTTCCAAAGATAATTTTGGAGCTGATGAACATGATTTACCGCTTTATCTTTGTGATGATGGATACCCAGTGCTCCATGAAGCAGGCAGCCGAGTCCAGAATGGGTTACTGCGATTTTAAGACATCCTGCCGTTCCTTTGGAAGCACGGCTGGAAATCTGTTTGTGGTTTCCTTAAAAAAGGCCAATACCTATTATGATGCGCTGACCGCCCGCTGTTATGATGGAGAGCTTTTGTTTCTGGAGGAGGAAAAGAAGGTAAAGGGATGGCAGCTTTGGGGGGCCGCCGGTTATTTTCTGGTTCTTTTATCCGTACATTTACTGGCTTAA
- a CDS encoding energy-coupling factor ABC transporter ATP-binding protein, with translation MEEILLQAENLCYSYGQGKQVLKEINITVRKGERIVVLGSNGAGKSTCFLNLNGVYRPDSGRILYRGQEIGKKDLNQLRKNVGIVFQDADNQIIASTVSAEVSFGPMNLKLPRDEVKQRVEDALEYMNLTEMRDRPPHYLSGGEKKRVSIADIIAMESEVVIFDEPTASLDPVNVEILEGILDKMNKVGKTLLISTHDVDFAYRWADRAVIFAGGRIIADGPVQEVFKDDEVLNQANLKRPVLLEVYNSLVRHHVLEEAMVCPKDAGELEMLLKTQRN, from the coding sequence ATGGAGGAGATTCTTTTGCAGGCGGAAAACTTATGCTATTCTTATGGACAGGGTAAGCAGGTGTTAAAGGAGATCAATATCACTGTGAGAAAAGGAGAAAGGATTGTGGTTCTCGGTTCTAACGGTGCGGGAAAATCCACCTGTTTTCTCAATTTAAACGGGGTATACCGTCCGGATTCCGGGAGGATCCTTTACCGTGGACAGGAAATAGGAAAAAAAGATTTAAACCAGCTGAGAAAGAATGTAGGCATCGTTTTTCAGGATGCAGACAATCAGATCATCGCTTCCACAGTGTCTGCAGAGGTGTCTTTTGGGCCTATGAATTTAAAGCTTCCAAGAGACGAAGTGAAGCAGCGGGTGGAGGATGCTCTGGAATACATGAATTTGACGGAAATGAGAGACCGGCCGCCTCACTATTTAAGCGGAGGAGAGAAAAAGAGGGTCAGCATAGCGGATATCATTGCCATGGAATCTGAGGTGGTCATATTTGACGAGCCGACGGCCTCCCTGGATCCGGTGAATGTGGAAATACTGGAAGGTATTCTGGATAAGATGAACAAAGTGGGGAAAACTCTTCTGATTTCCACCCATGATGTGGATTTTGCATACCGATGGGCGGACCGGGCGGTAATTTTTGCCGGCGGACGCATCATTGCAGACGGGCCTGTGCAGGAAGTGTTTAAGGATGATGAAGTATTAAATCAGGCCAATTTAAAAAGACCGGTCCTTTTAGAGGTCTACAACAGCCTGGTGAGGCATCACGTTTTAGAAGAAGCCATGGTTTGCCCCAAGGATGCCGGGGAGCTGGAAATGCTCTTAAAAACACAAAGAAATTGA
- a CDS encoding energy-coupling factor ABC transporter permease, whose translation MSKKEKRVMKLVIAFALAFGIVPSAYGMHIMEGYLPVGYCIAWGAVCVPFLAAGFFSIRKTLQENRRTITILAMSGAFIFVISSLKIPSVTGSCSHMTGTGLGAILFGPSAVSILGMIVLIFQAILLAHGGLTTLGANTFSMAIAGPFVSFGIYKLLKMLKVNKLVSIFLAAMIGDLFTYCVTSIQLALAYPSETGGVFASAVKFLGVFAPTQLPLAVIEGILTAVIIITLETYALPELKAIGFSKEVQ comes from the coding sequence ATGAGTAAGAAAGAAAAAAGAGTCATGAAACTTGTCATTGCATTTGCCCTGGCCTTTGGAATTGTTCCAAGTGCTTATGGAATGCACATTATGGAGGGGTATCTTCCTGTGGGATACTGTATCGCCTGGGGAGCTGTCTGTGTGCCGTTTCTGGCAGCGGGATTTTTCTCCATCAGAAAAACGCTTCAGGAGAACAGGAGGACCATCACCATATTGGCCATGTCGGGAGCCTTTATTTTTGTCATATCATCTTTAAAGATCCCATCGGTAACAGGAAGCTGTTCCCATATGACAGGGACCGGCCTTGGAGCCATTTTATTCGGGCCGTCTGCGGTCAGCATTCTGGGAATGATCGTGCTGATCTTTCAGGCCATTTTACTGGCTCACGGCGGCCTTACCACCTTGGGAGCCAATACCTTTTCCATGGCGATTGCAGGACCGTTTGTGTCTTTTGGAATTTATAAATTATTAAAGATGCTGAAGGTGAACAAGCTGGTCAGTATTTTCCTGGCAGCGATGATCGGTGATCTGTTTACATATTGTGTGACCAGCATTCAGCTTGCGTTGGCCTATCCGTCTGAAACAGGCGGGGTTTTTGCCTCTGCCGTAAAATTTTTAGGAGTATTTGCTCCGACTCAGCTTCCCCTTGCAGTTATTGAAGGGATCCTCACCGCAGTGATCATCATTACCCTTGAAACTTATGCCCTTCCGGAGCTTAAGGCAATTGGATTTTCAAAGGAGGTTCAGTAA
- a CDS encoding energy-coupling factor ABC transporter substrate-binding protein, whose product MTSKNKKIVAALLILAFLIAAVPLFALKGAEFGGSDDAGSQMISEIQGTEYEPWFTPVMETFIDGELPGEVESLLFCVQTGIGVGVLAFFMGRFVERKKWQEKVK is encoded by the coding sequence ATGACCAGTAAAAATAAAAAGATCGTAGCTGCTCTCCTGATTTTAGCCTTCCTCATCGCAGCGGTACCTCTCTTTGCCTTAAAGGGAGCCGAATTCGGCGGTTCCGATGATGCCGGAAGCCAGATGATATCGGAAATACAGGGAACGGAATATGAGCCATGGTTTACCCCGGTAATGGAAACCTTCATAGACGGAGAGCTTCCCGGAGAAGTGGAAAGCCTGCTTTTTTGCGTCCAGACCGGAATCGGAGTAGGCGTCCTGGCCTTTTTCATGGGACGGTTTGTGGAACGGAAGAAGTGGCAGGAAAAGGTGAAATAA
- a CDS encoding ROK family protein — protein sequence MEYRLGIDIGGTFIKYALADETYNIVERWKAKSIKFDSIHEFYDYICSNIKDLNSVKNIGISAPGLIDEDSNVKSYAAANVCIMKGSNVNHEIGKRTNKKVATINDAKAAGLCEFKMGNAKGSSSSAFLIIGTGTGGCLCDEKGVIYGKDGFAGEFHHLPFLNFETGKILRQGDYASMFALIEIFNNKAALEDQAVYGSEVCEKYLNGDKTAKEAVDEWINHISIQLLTITVFYNPEIICIGGGISEETWFIEAVREKFDNICKNYFGDAEFITTKIDKCNFNNDANILGAIINVNEMLT from the coding sequence ATGGAATATCGTTTAGGGATCGATATTGGGGGAACATTTATTAAATATGCGTTAGCAGATGAAACGTATAATATAGTAGAAAGGTGGAAAGCCAAATCCATAAAGTTTGACAGCATACATGAATTTTACGACTACATATGTTCCAATATTAAGGATCTCAACTCAGTAAAAAACATAGGAATAAGCGCTCCAGGACTTATTGATGAAGACTCTAATGTGAAATCTTATGCTGCAGCAAATGTATGCATTATGAAAGGCAGCAATGTTAATCATGAAATAGGAAAAAGGACAAATAAAAAAGTGGCGACCATCAACGACGCAAAAGCAGCCGGCCTTTGTGAGTTTAAAATGGGAAACGCAAAAGGAAGCAGCTCCTCCGCATTTTTAATTATCGGTACAGGTACCGGCGGGTGCTTATGTGATGAAAAAGGCGTTATATATGGCAAAGATGGCTTTGCAGGAGAATTTCACCATCTGCCGTTTTTAAACTTTGAAACCGGAAAGATTCTTAGACAGGGTGATTATGCTTCCATGTTTGCTTTAATTGAAATATTTAATAATAAAGCAGCTTTAGAAGATCAGGCGGTCTATGGAAGTGAAGTATGTGAAAAGTACTTAAATGGAGACAAGACAGCCAAGGAAGCTGTTGATGAGTGGATCAATCATATCTCCATTCAGCTTCTGACGATCACTGTATTTTATAATCCGGAAATCATATGCATAGGAGGAGGGATATCGGAAGAGACCTGGTTTATAGAAGCTGTCAGAGAAAAATTTGATAACATATGCAAGAACTATTTTGGAGACGCAGAATTTATAACAACTAAAATCGATAAGTGTAATTTTAACAATGATGCCAATATATTAGGCGCTATAATAAACGTAAACGAAATGCTTACATAA
- a CDS encoding exodeoxyribonuclease III: MKKMISWNVNGLRACVEKGFLDYFKEMDADVFCIQESKLQEGQINLDLPGYYQYWNYAQKKGYSGTALFTKEEPLSVAYGIGTEEHDREGRVIAAEYPEYYVVTCYTPNSQNELARLPYRMTWEEAFLTYLKKLEEKKPVIFCGDLNVAHKEIDLKNPKSNRKNAGFTDEEREKFTILLENGFIDTYRYFYPEQEGIYSWWSYRFSARQKNAGWRIDYFCVSESLKDRLVSAGIHTEVMGSDHCPVELVIR, encoded by the coding sequence ATGAAAAAAATGATTTCCTGGAATGTGAACGGCCTTCGTGCCTGTGTGGAGAAGGGATTTTTGGATTATTTTAAAGAAATGGATGCAGATGTATTTTGTATCCAGGAAAGCAAGCTTCAGGAGGGACAGATCAACCTTGATCTTCCCGGATATTATCAATACTGGAATTATGCCCAAAAGAAGGGCTATTCCGGAACAGCCCTGTTTACTAAGGAAGAGCCTTTGTCAGTGGCCTACGGCATCGGCACAGAGGAGCATGACAGGGAAGGCCGGGTGATTGCGGCGGAATATCCGGAATATTACGTGGTTACCTGCTATACTCCCAATTCCCAGAATGAACTGGCCCGCCTGCCTTACCGGATGACATGGGAAGAGGCATTCCTTACCTATTTAAAAAAGCTGGAAGAGAAAAAGCCGGTGATTTTCTGCGGAGATCTTAATGTGGCCCATAAGGAAATTGATTTAAAGAATCCCAAGAGCAACCGTAAAAATGCGGGCTTTACCGATGAAGAACGGGAAAAATTCACCATTCTTCTGGAAAACGGTTTCATTGATACGTATCGTTATTTCTATCCGGAGCAGGAAGGGATATACTCCTGGTGGTCCTACCGGTTCAGCGCCAGGCAGAAAAACGCAGGGTGGCGTATTGACTATTTCTGCGTTTCAGAAAGCTTAAAGGACAGGCTTGTGAGCGCGGGAATCCATACAGAAGTCATGGGCTCTGATCACTGCCCTGTGGAGCTTGTGATCCGCTAG
- a CDS encoding ABC-F family ATP-binding cassette domain-containing protein — translation MNLLTIEHLTKSYTERLLFDDTSFSINEGEKIGLIGINGTGKSTLLRIVAGLEVPDQGTVVKGRNLDIRFLSQNPRFHEGDTILESIVRDNEGHEHVWDLESQAKSMLTRLGFSDFDSRVETLSGGQRKRVALVSVLLGTTDLLILDEPTNHLDSSMADWLEDYLRRFKGALLMVTHDRYFLDSVTNRIVELDKGKLYSYQENKVNGGGGERESTLGCYGVYLKLKAERMDMEAATERKRQSILKVELEWMQRGARARSTKQKAHIQRYEALRDQKGLQTDQNVELDSVASRLGRTTVELNEISKAYGEKVLMKDFNYIFLKNDRIGIIGPNGSGKSTLMKIIAGWLEPDSGTVTIGQTVKMGYFSQESEDMDESVKVIDYIRNVAEYVKTKDGSISASQMLERFLFPSSVQYTNVGKLSGGEKRRLYLLRILMEAPNVLLLDEPTNDLDIQTLTILEDYLDSFQGIVVTVSHDRYFLDRVVRRIFAFEGQGQVIQYEGGFTDYQVAFQEKYPQGLPGQDEGPAKNAEAPEKKNKEKPKGERKLKFSFKEQREWDTIEEDIAALEAKIENLEKQMGEAASDYGRLNALMEEKTEQEGLLEEKMERWMYLNDLAEQIENQ, via the coding sequence ATGAATTTACTGACCATTGAACATTTAACAAAATCATATACGGAGCGTCTGCTTTTTGATGATACCAGCTTCAGCATCAATGAGGGGGAGAAAATCGGCCTGATCGGCATTAACGGGACCGGCAAGTCCACACTGCTCCGGATCGTGGCAGGTCTTGAGGTGCCGGACCAGGGGACCGTGGTAAAGGGAAGGAATTTAGATATCCGCTTTCTGTCCCAGAACCCAAGGTTTCATGAAGGGGATACCATATTGGAAAGCATTGTCAGGGACAATGAGGGGCATGAGCATGTATGGGATTTAGAAAGCCAGGCAAAGTCCATGCTCACCAGGCTCGGATTTTCGGACTTTGATTCCAGGGTGGAAACCCTGTCCGGAGGGCAGAGAAAAAGGGTGGCATTAGTCAGTGTCCTTCTTGGGACCACAGATTTACTGATTCTTGATGAGCCTACCAACCATTTGGACAGCAGCATGGCAGACTGGCTGGAGGATTATCTGCGGCGCTTTAAAGGTGCACTTTTGATGGTGACCCATGACCGGTATTTTTTAGACAGCGTAACCAACCGGATCGTGGAGCTTGATAAGGGAAAGCTTTACAGCTATCAGGAAAACAAGGTGAATGGCGGCGGAGGCGAGAGAGAGAGCACCCTGGGATGTTATGGTGTATATTTAAAGCTGAAAGCAGAGCGCATGGATATGGAGGCGGCCACAGAGCGGAAGCGTCAGTCCATTCTTAAGGTGGAGCTGGAATGGATGCAGCGGGGAGCAAGGGCGCGTTCCACTAAGCAGAAGGCCCATATTCAGCGTTATGAGGCTCTTCGTGACCAAAAGGGGCTTCAGACAGATCAGAACGTGGAGCTGGATTCCGTAGCAAGCCGTCTGGGACGGACTACTGTGGAGCTTAATGAGATCTCCAAGGCCTATGGGGAAAAGGTGCTGATGAAGGATTTTAACTATATTTTCCTTAAAAACGACCGCATCGGCATCATAGGGCCAAATGGAAGCGGAAAATCCACCTTGATGAAAATCATAGCAGGCTGGCTGGAACCTGACTCAGGAACAGTTACCATAGGTCAGACCGTGAAAATGGGGTACTTTTCCCAGGAAAGCGAGGACATGGATGAGAGCGTAAAGGTCATTGACTACATTCGGAACGTGGCGGAATATGTGAAGACAAAGGATGGCAGCATCAGCGCTTCCCAGATGCTGGAACGCTTTCTGTTTCCGTCAAGTGTCCAGTACACCAACGTGGGCAAGCTGTCCGGCGGGGAGAAAAGACGGCTTTATCTGCTTCGGATCCTGATGGAAGCACCTAATGTGCTTTTGCTTGACGAGCCCACCAATGATCTGGATATCCAGACCTTGACGATTTTAGAGGACTACCTTGACAGCTTTCAGGGAATCGTTGTTACGGTTTCCCATGACCGCTATTTTCTGGACCGTGTGGTGCGCCGGATCTTTGCCTTTGAAGGCCAGGGTCAGGTGATCCAGTATGAGGGCGGTTTTACCGATTATCAGGTGGCTTTCCAGGAGAAATATCCTCAGGGCCTTCCAGGCCAGGATGAGGGTCCTGCAAAAAATGCGGAAGCTCCGGAGAAAAAGAATAAGGAAAAGCCAAAAGGGGAGAGGAAGCTTAAATTCTCCTTTAAAGAACAACGGGAATGGGATACCATTGAAGAGGATATTGCGGCTTTGGAAGCTAAAATTGAGAACCTGGAAAAGCAGATGGGAGAAGCAGCCAGCGACTATGGCAGGCTGAATGCCCTGATGGAAGAAAAGACAGAGCAGGAAGGACTGCTGGAAGAGAAGATGGAGCGGTGGATGTATTTAAACGATCTGGCAGAGCAGATTGAAAATCAGTAA
- a CDS encoding alpha-amylase gives MEQYKIAKHEMEAYPLGLTKVSGGIRLCVAAEGKECRVHIYKTGAKEPVQTLSFPSECRKGDVWNMTILGEDFNDLEYCFEIDGKLFSDPYGKHFTGRETWGDLEHASALLRSPMEFADFDWEGDKLPQIPYEETIIYRLHNRGFTKHASSKVKHRGTFDAIGEKIPYLKELGVTAVELMPVNEFSEVIMPEYVHGDPSGVDKPTGKLNYWGYTSGYYFAPKASYAWGKDPALEFKSLVKALHREGLELIVELFFTGKEPPSFVLDAVRFWADEFHVDGIHLVGTLPLDLLGRDPYLSRIKLFAVSWEPVSKGEIKHLGEYNDGFLIDMRRVLKGDEEQMKNLALRTRRNPPEYGTINYMANTNGFSMMDMVSYDTRHNEKNGENNQDGSPYNYSWNCGVEGPTKRKKVMELRKKQLRNAFLLLLLSQGTPLIMAGDEFGNSQSGNNNAYCQDNEVSWLNWNLVRTNQDILEFVKAVIAFRKAHPVFHMPKEPRIMDYLACGLPDVSYHGVKAWCPEFDNYRRQLGVFYCGEYGKRPDGTYDNNFYVAYNMHWEPHEFDLPNLPKKERWHVAFHTDRADANGMYPEGKEPVAEGKSFLVPPRSIVVLMGKK, from the coding sequence ATGGAACAGTACAAGATTGCAAAGCATGAGATGGAGGCATATCCTTTGGGGCTTACAAAAGTATCCGGAGGGATCCGCCTGTGTGTGGCTGCGGAAGGGAAGGAATGCAGGGTCCATATTTATAAGACCGGAGCAAAAGAACCGGTCCAGACCCTGTCTTTTCCGTCAGAGTGCAGAAAGGGCGATGTATGGAATATGACCATTCTGGGAGAGGATTTTAATGATCTGGAATACTGCTTTGAAATCGATGGAAAACTGTTTTCAGATCCTTACGGGAAACACTTTACCGGACGGGAGACCTGGGGAGATCTTGAACATGCTTCTGCCCTTTTAAGGTCACCCATGGAGTTTGCTGATTTTGACTGGGAAGGGGATAAGCTCCCTCAGATTCCATATGAGGAAACCATCATATACAGGCTTCATAACCGTGGGTTTACAAAGCATGCCTCTTCTAAGGTAAAGCATAGAGGAACCTTTGATGCCATAGGAGAGAAGATTCCTTATTTAAAAGAATTAGGTGTGACAGCTGTTGAACTGATGCCGGTGAATGAATTTTCCGAGGTCATTATGCCCGAATATGTGCATGGAGACCCCTCCGGTGTGGATAAACCCACAGGAAAATTAAATTATTGGGGATATACCTCAGGCTATTATTTTGCTCCCAAGGCTTCCTATGCATGGGGAAAGGACCCTGCCCTGGAGTTTAAAAGCCTTGTGAAGGCCCTCCATAGAGAAGGTCTGGAATTGATTGTGGAGCTTTTTTTTACAGGTAAGGAACCGCCCTCTTTTGTTCTTGATGCGGTCCGTTTCTGGGCTGATGAGTTCCATGTGGATGGGATCCATCTGGTGGGGACCCTGCCCCTGGACCTCCTTGGAAGAGATCCTTATTTAAGCAGGATCAAACTGTTTGCGGTCTCCTGGGAGCCGGTCTCAAAGGGAGAAATCAAACATTTAGGAGAATATAACGACGGTTTTCTCATAGACATGCGCCGGGTATTAAAGGGGGATGAGGAACAGATGAAAAACCTTGCCCTCCGGACCAGGAGAAATCCGCCGGAATACGGGACCATCAATTATATGGCCAATACCAACGGCTTTTCCATGATGGATATGGTATCTTATGATACCAGGCATAATGAGAAAAACGGAGAAAACAATCAGGATGGCAGTCCCTACAATTATTCCTGGAACTGCGGGGTGGAAGGACCTACCAAGCGGAAGAAGGTGATGGAGCTTCGGAAAAAGCAGCTTCGCAACGCATTCCTTCTTTTACTTTTAAGCCAGGGAACTCCTCTTATTATGGCGGGAGACGAATTCGGCAATTCCCAGTCAGGTAATAATAATGCCTATTGCCAGGATAACGAAGTGTCGTGGCTTAATTGGAATCTGGTCAGGACCAACCAGGATATTCTGGAGTTTGTAAAGGCTGTTATCGCTTTCCGAAAGGCTCATCCGGTGTTCCATATGCCTAAGGAGCCAAGGATCATGGATTATCTGGCCTGCGGTCTTCCTGATGTTTCCTATCACGGAGTAAAGGCATGGTGTCCGGAATTTGATAATTACCGGCGCCAGCTTGGAGTCTTTTACTGCGGGGAATATGGAAAAAGACCGGATGGAACCTATGACAACAACTTTTATGTGGCTTATAACATGCACTGGGAACCCCACGAATTTGATCTTCCCAACCTGCCTAAAAAGGAGCGGTGGCATGTAGCCTTTCATACGGATCGGGCAGATGCAAACGGAATGTACCCGGAAGGAAAGGAGCCTGTGGCTGAAGGCAAGAGTTTTCTGGTTCCGCCCAGATCCATTGTGGTGCTGATGGGGAAAAAATGA